A portion of the Flavobacterium magnum genome contains these proteins:
- a CDS encoding 3'-5' exonuclease yields the protein MLDWLKNINKDYPDFWKAYLSKFDRRSPRFVALSITTTGHDYKKDVILSISGFGILNDEIIIGDSYEVVLLQYVYNHDHQLSNEFIVESRQPKALEPDGIKAFVDYIGNATLVGHRVNFDVEMINEALEKLHCGRLKNEALDIEIMYQKWKDLNDDKHFTLAELSSLLKMPAIEKVSASEDAYAIALMFLKLKSRLGLK from the coding sequence ATGCTTGACTGGCTCAAAAATATCAACAAGGACTATCCGGATTTCTGGAAAGCGTATCTGTCAAAATTTGACAGGCGCTCGCCGCGTTTCGTTGCGCTGAGCATCACCACTACCGGGCACGATTACAAAAAAGATGTCATACTTTCAATCAGCGGTTTCGGAATCCTGAACGATGAGATAATTATCGGCGACAGCTATGAAGTGGTGCTGCTGCAATATGTCTACAATCACGACCACCAGCTGTCCAACGAATTTATCGTTGAAAGCAGGCAACCCAAAGCGCTCGAACCGGATGGCATCAAGGCGTTTGTGGATTATATCGGTAATGCGACGCTCGTGGGTCATCGCGTGAATTTCGACGTGGAAATGATTAATGAGGCTTTGGAAAAGTTACACTGCGGCCGACTCAAGAATGAGGCACTCGATATCGAGATCATGTACCAAAAATGGAAAGACCTTAACGATGACAAGCACTTTACTCTAGCCGAACTCAGCAGCCTCCTGAAAATGCCCGCAATAGAAAAAGTGTCAGCCTCTGAAGATGCTTACGCGATCGCGCTGATGTTCCTGAAGTTAAAATCCAGGCTGGGACTTAAATAA
- a CDS encoding LPXTG cell wall anchor domain-containing protein, translating to MSVDDMFGLLLIVAGIAFIGIFFYIYSRSRKK from the coding sequence ATGTCAGTAGACGATATGTTCGGATTATTGCTCATTGTCGCAGGCATTGCGTTCATTGGCATCTTCTTTTATATTTACAGCAGAAGCCGTAAAAAGTAG
- a CDS encoding beta-ketoacyl-[acyl-carrier-protein] synthase family protein yields MKKRVVITGLGVVSPNATGIRGFSHALANGVSGIRFDPELDRLQFSCRISAKPQLDNDTILKYFTELELRNFNSTGILYGVIAGMQAWSDAGLTLPVAGIPDWDSGTIFGTGTSGIDKFRESIYKIDDFQTRKLGSTAVAQTMNSGVSAYLGGKLGLGNQVTTNSSACTTGTESILMAYDRIALGKAKRILAGSTSDSGPYIWGGFDAMKVCTFRHNDNPEQGSRPMSATASGFVPGSGAGALLLEDLDSALERNATIYAEVLGGNVNSGGQRGGGTMTAPNPDAVKKCITAALADAGIAPADIDAINGHLTATSKDSLEIQNWTEALGREGADFPYINSLKSTVGHCLSAAGSIESVAAVLQIHEGFIFPNVNCNDLHPEIAARISAGKVPLKAIYRDINVVAKASFGFGDVNGCVIFRKYHK; encoded by the coding sequence ATGAAGAAACGGGTTGTCATCACAGGATTGGGCGTTGTCTCACCTAACGCAACAGGGATTCGCGGGTTCAGCCACGCCTTGGCCAACGGTGTATCAGGCATACGGTTCGACCCGGAGTTGGACCGGCTGCAGTTTTCATGCAGAATATCCGCTAAGCCACAGCTCGATAACGATACCATCCTGAAGTATTTTACAGAATTGGAACTGCGTAATTTCAATTCCACCGGAATCCTATATGGCGTGATTGCGGGCATGCAGGCATGGTCTGACGCAGGCTTAACGTTGCCTGTGGCCGGGATACCGGATTGGGACAGTGGTACCATTTTCGGGACAGGGACATCGGGTATCGATAAATTCCGTGAAAGTATTTATAAGATTGACGATTTTCAGACCAGGAAACTGGGCAGCACCGCCGTAGCACAGACGATGAACAGCGGGGTGAGCGCCTATCTTGGCGGAAAATTGGGATTGGGCAACCAGGTGACCACCAATTCTTCAGCATGCACCACCGGTACTGAAAGTATCCTGATGGCTTACGACAGGATCGCGCTGGGCAAGGCCAAACGCATATTGGCCGGAAGCACCAGCGATTCGGGTCCGTATATCTGGGGCGGATTTGATGCCATGAAAGTGTGCACCTTCCGGCACAACGATAATCCCGAACAAGGCTCGCGACCCATGTCAGCTACAGCGTCAGGCTTCGTTCCGGGTAGTGGCGCAGGTGCTTTGCTGCTGGAAGACCTTGACAGCGCATTGGAAAGAAATGCGACCATTTACGCAGAAGTCCTCGGAGGAAATGTCAATTCCGGCGGGCAGCGCGGTGGCGGTACCATGACGGCTCCCAATCCGGATGCGGTGAAAAAGTGCATTACCGCAGCGTTAGCCGATGCGGGGATTGCGCCGGCCGACATAGACGCGATCAACGGGCACCTGACCGCAACGTCGAAAGACAGCCTTGAAATACAAAACTGGACTGAGGCATTGGGTAGGGAAGGGGCGGATTTCCCCTACATCAACTCATTGAAGTCAACCGTTGGACACTGCCTTTCCGCGGCGGGCAGTATTGAATCTGTAGCGGCAGTGCTCCAAATTCATGAAGGTTTCATTTTTCCGAACGTGAACTGCAATGATCTGCATCCGGAAATTGCAGCGCGTATCAGCGCCGGGAAAGTTCCTCTGAAGGCCATTTACAGGGACATCAATGTCGTTGCCAAGGCGAGTTTCGGGTTTGGCGACGTCAATGGCTGTGTCATCTTTAGAAAATATCATAAATAA
- a CDS encoding response regulator, whose translation MHIILADDDEDDRNFFSDAIQELKMNSTLTTFKDGKELIDYLEADETVLPHIIFLDLNMPCKTGFDCLKEIRENPKLKDVSIAIYSTSSSEKDVEDTFIGGANVYIKKPNDFSKLKKVIKDVVNMNWQFHTSGLNKETFFYSV comes from the coding sequence ATGCACATTATCCTCGCGGATGATGATGAGGATGACAGGAATTTCTTCAGCGATGCGATCCAGGAATTGAAAATGAACAGCACGCTGACCACTTTTAAGGACGGAAAGGAACTCATCGATTATCTGGAAGCAGACGAAACCGTTCTGCCGCATATCATTTTCCTGGATTTGAATATGCCCTGCAAAACCGGGTTCGACTGTCTTAAGGAAATTCGCGAAAACCCAAAATTAAAGGACGTTTCCATTGCCATTTATTCCACCTCGTCATCCGAAAAAGATGTAGAAGATACTTTTATCGGGGGTGCGAACGTTTACATTAAGAAGCCCAATGATTTTTCGAAGCTCAAGAAAGTGATCAAGGATGTGGTCAACATGAATTGGCAGTTTCACACGTCAGGACTCAATAAAGAAACGTTTTTTTACAGCGTTTAA
- a CDS encoding type III polyketide synthase: MSVRIKSVAKQLPQYYKNTEDILPFLDAWLSGQDERFVKKVKKIFEGAGVDRRYSIMEPEEVFTATSFEQKNDIYTREAIILGEKVLVKALEKAGWEPDQLDYIITVSCTGIMIPSLDAYLINKLKLRQDIVRLPVTEMGCVAGISGIIYAKNFLASNPGKRAAVIAVESPTATFQLDDFSMANIVSAAIFGDGAACVLLSSDPVDEGPEIVDEEMYHFYDNEHMMGFRLTNQGLKMVLDIEVPDTIASHFPDIIHPFLAKNNLRIEEVDHLIFHPGGKKIVQTVEALFSGLGKNIDDTREVLKTYGNMSSATVLYVLEKCMERNPAKGETGVMLSFGPGFTAQRVLLKW; encoded by the coding sequence ATGAGTGTACGAATCAAGTCGGTTGCCAAACAGCTGCCGCAATATTATAAAAACACCGAAGACATACTGCCATTTTTAGACGCCTGGCTTTCAGGGCAGGACGAGCGCTTTGTCAAAAAAGTAAAAAAGATATTTGAAGGGGCTGGTGTCGATCGCCGTTATTCGATTATGGAGCCGGAAGAAGTCTTTACCGCAACCTCGTTCGAGCAGAAGAATGACATTTATACCCGTGAGGCCATCATCCTGGGTGAGAAAGTTTTGGTGAAGGCACTCGAAAAGGCGGGTTGGGAACCGGACCAGCTCGATTATATCATCACGGTAAGCTGCACAGGTATTATGATTCCTTCATTGGATGCCTACCTGATCAACAAACTGAAACTACGCCAGGACATCGTGCGACTCCCGGTAACAGAAATGGGATGTGTTGCAGGCATTTCCGGAATAATTTACGCTAAAAATTTCCTGGCCTCAAACCCCGGCAAGCGTGCCGCAGTCATCGCCGTCGAAAGCCCGACAGCCACATTCCAGCTTGACGATTTTTCAATGGCCAACATCGTGAGTGCGGCTATTTTCGGGGATGGTGCGGCCTGTGTGCTGCTGTCTTCAGATCCTGTTGACGAGGGCCCGGAAATCGTTGATGAGGAGATGTACCATTTTTACGACAATGAACATATGATGGGTTTCCGGCTGACCAATCAGGGACTCAAAATGGTATTGGATATTGAGGTGCCTGATACGATTGCCAGCCATTTTCCTGACATCATCCATCCGTTTTTGGCTAAAAACAATTTACGCATCGAAGAGGTGGACCACCTGATTTTTCATCCGGGCGGGAAGAAAATCGTGCAAACGGTCGAGGCCCTTTTTTCCGGCCTGGGGAAAAACATTGATGATACCCGGGAAGTACTGAAAACCTACGGAAACATGTCGAGTGCCACGGTGCTGTATGTGCTTGAGAAATGTATGGAGCGAAATCCCGCGAAAGGTGAAACAGGCGTGATGCTGAGTTTCGGTCCGGGTTTTACAGCCCAACGTGTTTTGCTAAAATGGTAA
- a CDS encoding helix-turn-helix domain-containing protein, with product MKLYIKYDINMACRVIMQEQIGKLGLKYNLLEFGEIELIDNISDEDLAELQQSLAHYGIEIINNQKSQLVQRIKDTIIEMIYEKDKLPLSTISNYLSDQLNLSYGYIANIFSEYTYTSIENFIIIQKIERAKKLIIEDGLTLTEISYKLNYSSVAYLSAQFKKVTGLTPSMFKRIVDRRRSMNS from the coding sequence ATGAAACTGTACATCAAATATGATATCAATATGGCGTGCCGCGTCATCATGCAGGAACAGATAGGGAAACTCGGATTGAAGTATAACCTGCTGGAATTCGGTGAGATAGAACTTATTGATAATATTTCTGATGAAGACCTCGCTGAACTGCAGCAGTCTCTTGCGCATTACGGTATAGAGATCATAAACAATCAGAAAAGCCAGCTCGTGCAACGTATTAAGGATACGATAATTGAGATGATTTATGAGAAGGACAAATTGCCGTTGTCTACCATTTCAAATTACCTGTCAGACCAGCTTAACCTGAGCTACGGCTACATTGCCAACATATTTTCTGAATATACGTACACCTCAATTGAGAATTTTATCATTATCCAGAAAATTGAAAGGGCTAAAAAGCTGATCATTGAAGATGGGCTTACGTTAACAGAAATCTCATATAAACTGAATTACAGCAGCGTCGCTTATCTTTCTGCCCAATTCAAGAAAGTAACCGGACTCACTCCCTCAATGTTTAAGAGGATCGTCGACCGCCGACGAAGCATGAACAGTTAA
- a CDS encoding sensor histidine kinase encodes MKFPGIFRFQMLLRLVLCVLVIAIGYLTTKFYFQMTDLSDSVKTIENSNAVRFELEHISSAVNKNESALRSFIISRDSLYLRDRQLEKEAFAIGISRLQKLSLKNPEFSSGIDSLTGLLHRWDSAFENTFRTVAHTKYDNNKLNFNLLKSITYSDNLQDFTNKLINTQQYKIRGQEQYHSDKISESSWTAGILAILSLVVFLLAYAKMNADVVSLKKSARTLSENNLKLVQINAELESFNSIVSHDMQEPLRKIQMFISRLDGNETQHLSDQGKNYFARIRMCANRMQNLMIDLVNYSRAVKGDRPFVKIDLNLLMREVVDELSLDIEEKKAVITIGSLPVIDAIPFQIQQLFVNLLSNSIKYSKKGVPPEINISQEPIAEHVSKNGKKINDSGFIKIVVADNGIGFRQEYAENIFMLFRRLETELTYSGTGLGLAICKKIAENHNGFISAFGKENEGAAFHIYLPK; translated from the coding sequence ATGAAATTTCCCGGTATATTCCGATTCCAGATGTTGCTCCGGCTTGTGCTTTGCGTACTGGTGATCGCCATCGGATACCTTACTACGAAATTTTATTTCCAGATGACCGATCTGAGCGATTCGGTAAAAACCATCGAAAATTCGAATGCGGTCCGGTTTGAACTCGAGCATATCTCATCCGCGGTAAACAAAAACGAATCGGCCTTACGCAGTTTCATCATCAGTAGGGACAGCCTTTATTTAAGGGACCGCCAGTTAGAAAAAGAAGCATTTGCGATCGGAATTTCCAGATTGCAGAAGCTTAGCCTGAAAAATCCTGAATTCAGTTCCGGAATCGACAGCCTGACAGGGCTGTTACACCGCTGGGATAGCGCTTTTGAAAATACGTTCCGGACAGTAGCTCACACGAAGTATGACAATAATAAATTGAATTTCAATTTGTTAAAAAGTATTACTTATAGCGACAATTTACAGGATTTCACCAACAAACTTATCAATACCCAGCAATATAAAATAAGAGGGCAGGAGCAGTACCACAGTGATAAAATCAGCGAATCGAGCTGGACTGCCGGCATCCTTGCCATATTGTCCCTGGTCGTATTCCTGCTTGCGTATGCCAAGATGAATGCCGATGTGGTGAGCCTTAAAAAGTCTGCACGGACACTCAGCGAAAACAACCTCAAGCTGGTACAGATCAATGCGGAACTGGAGTCATTTAACAGCATCGTAAGCCATGACATGCAGGAACCGCTGCGTAAAATCCAGATGTTTATTTCAAGGCTTGACGGCAATGAAACGCAGCATCTGTCGGATCAGGGTAAAAATTACTTTGCAAGGATCAGGATGTGTGCCAATCGGATGCAGAACCTGATGATCGACCTGGTCAATTACTCGAGGGCCGTAAAAGGCGACCGGCCCTTCGTAAAAATCGACCTGAACCTTTTGATGAGGGAAGTGGTTGACGAGCTCTCGCTGGACATAGAGGAAAAGAAAGCAGTAATTACCATCGGCAGTCTGCCTGTCATTGATGCCATCCCGTTCCAGATACAGCAGCTTTTTGTAAATTTACTCTCGAATTCAATCAAATATTCAAAAAAAGGCGTCCCGCCTGAGATTAACATTTCACAGGAACCCATCGCGGAACATGTCTCAAAGAATGGAAAAAAGATTAATGATTCCGGATTTATTAAAATTGTGGTTGCAGACAATGGGATTGGTTTTCGCCAGGAGTATGCAGAAAATATTTTTATGCTGTTCAGACGGCTTGAAACGGAACTTACATATTCAGGCACCGGACTGGGTTTGGCTATCTGCAAAAAAATTGCCGAGAACCACAACGGATTTATCAGCGCATTTGGAAAGGAAAACGAAGGCGCTGCATTTCACATTTATCTTCCGAAATAA
- a CDS encoding DUF294 nucleotidyltransferase-like domain-containing protein produces MKNSIAERIADFLSAYPPFTNLTFDELTQVAMDIRVITLEKHKAIFKIDDPLHDCFYVVGAGVINLSVISDAEETLLNRCEPGDIMGLRPFFAKNNYQMTAKAREDSILYAIPIATFRPFVANNTAVLDFLLQSFASTSRSSLDKNKNKLINDTVQYIDSQTEIQYFQSLDYNKKPLTVAPTAIVQQVAQLMTDNLTGCVIVQENNIPLGIVTDSEFRSKVATGRFYITTLVNSIMSPVITVPENLSLAEAQLFMLRQNVQYLCVTIDGTDKTQIRGIISQHDIISAQSNNPGILVKEIKKAPDASELKHLREKLADFIRISIDNKIPISHINNIAGEVNMAIIKRAVDLAILEIGSPPARFAWLSIGSQGRKEQLLMTDQDSMLVFEDVAADKYRDVKDYFLKLAKRVISMLETVGYPLCRYGHMAGNMVWCKSMTDWTNQFDEWMTNPAAKPEDSYSIFFDFEIAFGEIQLEEALTDSIFSNLSARKNKKFFAFLGNEAIRKPPPLSFFKQFNLEEEGEHKELFDIKNRAIMPYVDAARVLTLSNHIKGVNNTFSRFKQLAANEPKYADIYMNCAEAFLMLLKFRTISGIRNGNDGQFISIEELTKPDREKLKNCFLPLKDLEEIIKNKYQLTFFS; encoded by the coding sequence ATGAAAAATAGTATCGCCGAACGGATTGCCGACTTCCTGTCAGCATATCCCCCATTTACAAACCTGACCTTCGATGAGCTCACGCAGGTAGCCATGGATATTCGCGTGATCACGCTCGAGAAGCACAAAGCCATATTTAAGATTGACGACCCGTTGCATGATTGTTTTTATGTAGTTGGTGCGGGCGTAATCAATCTGTCGGTAATTTCTGATGCCGAAGAAACGTTGCTGAATCGTTGCGAGCCCGGGGATATCATGGGACTACGTCCTTTCTTTGCAAAGAACAATTACCAGATGACCGCCAAGGCCCGCGAAGACAGCATCCTGTATGCGATACCCATCGCCACGTTCAGGCCTTTCGTGGCAAACAACACCGCCGTCCTCGACTTTCTGCTACAGAGCTTTGCGAGTACTTCCCGAAGTTCTCTGGATAAGAACAAGAATAAACTCATCAACGACACCGTACAGTATATCGACAGCCAGACCGAAATTCAGTATTTCCAATCGCTTGATTACAACAAAAAGCCCCTCACGGTGGCCCCGACAGCAATTGTACAGCAAGTAGCGCAATTGATGACCGATAACCTCACCGGGTGTGTCATCGTACAGGAAAATAACATTCCGCTGGGCATCGTAACCGATTCGGAATTCCGCTCGAAGGTCGCTACAGGACGGTTTTACATCACCACGTTGGTTAACAGCATCATGTCGCCCGTAATTACCGTGCCGGAAAACCTCTCGCTCGCTGAGGCACAATTGTTTATGCTCCGCCAGAACGTACAATATTTGTGCGTTACGATTGACGGTACGGACAAAACCCAAATCAGGGGCATAATTTCACAGCATGATATCATTTCGGCCCAGTCCAATAACCCGGGCATTTTGGTTAAGGAAATAAAGAAAGCGCCCGATGCCTCAGAACTGAAGCACCTTCGGGAGAAACTGGCTGATTTTATCCGGATTTCGATAGATAATAAAATTCCGATCTCACACATTAACAACATCGCAGGCGAAGTGAATATGGCCATCATCAAACGTGCGGTTGACCTGGCAATACTCGAAATAGGCTCCCCTCCTGCCCGCTTTGCATGGCTCAGCATCGGAAGCCAGGGACGAAAAGAGCAACTCCTGATGACGGATCAGGACAGTATGCTCGTTTTTGAAGACGTCGCCGCGGATAAGTACCGTGACGTAAAAGATTACTTCCTCAAACTGGCCAAACGCGTCATCAGCATGCTGGAAACTGTCGGTTATCCATTATGCCGATATGGCCATATGGCGGGCAATATGGTTTGGTGCAAGTCGATGACCGACTGGACCAACCAGTTCGATGAGTGGATGACCAATCCTGCTGCGAAGCCCGAAGACAGTTACAGTATCTTCTTTGATTTTGAAATCGCTTTTGGTGAAATCCAACTAGAAGAAGCGCTGACCGATAGTATTTTCAGCAATCTAAGTGCACGGAAAAATAAAAAATTCTTTGCATTCCTCGGGAACGAGGCCATCAGGAAGCCGCCGCCGTTGAGTTTTTTCAAGCAGTTTAACCTTGAGGAAGAGGGCGAACACAAGGAACTCTTCGATATCAAGAACCGCGCCATCATGCCTTACGTCGATGCAGCGCGTGTACTGACGCTGAGCAACCACATCAAGGGTGTCAACAATACATTTTCGCGCTTTAAGCAATTGGCCGCTAACGAACCCAAATATGCGGACATTTACATGAACTGTGCCGAAGCGTTCCTGATGCTGCTTAAATTCCGGACCATCAGCGGAATCCGCAACGGCAATGACGGACAGTTTATTTCTATCGAAGAATTGACCAAACCTGATCGGGAAAAGCTCAAAAACTGTTTCCTGCCACTGAAGGATCTCGAGGAAATTATAAAAAACAAATACCAGCTGACTTTTTTCTCATAA
- a CDS encoding 4'-phosphopantetheinyl transferase family protein: MIGNDLVDLATAAKESNWRRKGYLGKIFTDSEQSYIKNSVLQETAVWVLWSMKEAAYKIWNRKSGIRSFNPKSFQCDVARMNQSAASGTIRVGGTFYLSDTQINSEFVHTVCRIADCRKPLFVTIVKHESDIERRNDLTRDMNGILRVAGVPGALISKSHHGGYCSYLSTFKMI; encoded by the coding sequence ATGATTGGCAATGATTTGGTAGATTTGGCCACGGCCGCAAAAGAAAGTAACTGGAGGCGAAAAGGCTATCTGGGCAAAATTTTCACCGACTCCGAGCAATCCTATATAAAAAATTCGGTGCTGCAGGAAACGGCGGTCTGGGTTTTATGGAGTATGAAGGAAGCCGCATACAAAATTTGGAACCGGAAGAGCGGAATCCGCAGCTTTAATCCCAAATCGTTTCAATGCGACGTTGCACGCATGAACCAGTCGGCGGCAAGTGGCACGATCCGGGTCGGCGGTACTTTTTATTTATCTGATACCCAAATCAATTCGGAGTTTGTCCATACCGTATGCCGGATAGCTGACTGCAGAAAACCGCTGTTTGTGACAATAGTGAAACATGAGTCCGACATCGAACGCCGAAACGATTTAACGCGCGATATGAACGGAATTTTACGTGTGGCGGGCGTACCCGGCGCATTGATTTCGAAAAGCCATCACGGAGGATATTGTAGTTATTTATCTACATTCAAAATGATCTGA
- a CDS encoding 3-hydroxyacyl-ACP dehydratase FabZ family protein, whose amino-acid sequence MDAQTIISKLPYTKPFLFVDGLTDVSANGIEGHYTYTADHDFFRGHFKQYPVVPGVILTETMAQIGVVCLGIFLLNDELNESIVMALTSSEIEFLIPVFPGEKVTVISEKIYFRFGKLKCRVRMINTQNDTVAEGTIAGMITNRNT is encoded by the coding sequence ATGGACGCGCAAACTATCATTTCTAAATTGCCTTATACCAAGCCGTTCCTGTTTGTTGACGGGCTCACGGACGTGAGCGCAAATGGTATCGAAGGACATTATACCTATACCGCCGACCATGATTTTTTCAGAGGCCATTTCAAACAATATCCTGTGGTGCCGGGTGTAATACTGACAGAGACCATGGCTCAGATTGGAGTAGTCTGTCTTGGGATTTTTTTATTAAATGATGAATTGAACGAATCCATCGTAATGGCCTTAACATCAAGTGAAATTGAATTTTTAATCCCGGTATTCCCCGGTGAAAAAGTAACCGTGATTTCAGAAAAGATTTACTTCCGTTTTGGGAAGCTGAAATGTCGGGTCAGAATGATCAACACACAAAATGATACGGTAGCCGAAGGCACTATCGCCGGAATGATCACAAACAGGAACACATGA
- a CDS encoding phosphopantetheine-binding protein, which yields MNATIAKLREIIRPYVKELDALENLTQETDFINDLKINSANLVDIVLDIEEAFDIEIDNQSMEKMLSVRAALEIIDEKLAGKA from the coding sequence ATGAACGCTACCATTGCGAAACTCAGGGAGATTATCAGGCCCTATGTGAAAGAACTAGACGCCCTTGAAAACCTGACCCAGGAAACCGACTTCATCAATGACCTCAAAATCAACTCCGCGAACCTCGTGGACATTGTGCTCGATATCGAGGAAGCATTTGATATTGAAATCGACAACCAGTCGATGGAAAAAATGCTCTCCGTACGGGCTGCATTGGAAATTATCGATGAAAAACTGGCCGGCAAAGCATGA
- a CDS encoding NADP-dependent glyceraldehyde-3-phosphate dehydrogenase, translating into MQQNQFEQALEQLFTSEEAIPESFRISQVHQREYLCDGEMKRWDGDVHEVYSPVYLKTPDGLRQKLIGSYPLATEKEAHEALDAAVNAYNNGRGAWPVMSVAERIHCVEQFTGKMIAQKDVIVKLIMWEIGKSHADSVKEFDRTVEYIYATIDALKNLDRDSSRFEIVEGIAAQVRRSPLGVVLCMGPYNYPLNETFTTLIPALIMGNTILFKPPKFGTLLHYPLQRAFQESFPRGVVNLLYGRGNVIIPGLMQSGKINVLTLIGSSKVANELKKLHPKVNRLRAVLGLDAKNAAIITSKADIPLAVKEVLTGSLSFNGQRCTALKIVWAHRSIAEEFIAQFSQAVSNLTFGLPWDNGVSLTPLPEPDKVAYLDSCIADALEKGAKIMNENGGKSKASFFFPAVVYPVNKEMRLYHEEQFGPIVPIVPFDDAEEVIEYLIDTKYGQQVSIFTNDADELSELIDPLVNQVSRLNVNTQSQRGPDVFPFTGRKDSAEGTLSVTDAIRSFSIRSLVAFKMTENNTRLINEVVNEDKSNFLSTKFIF; encoded by the coding sequence ATGCAGCAAAATCAATTTGAACAGGCACTGGAACAACTATTTACTTCGGAGGAGGCGATTCCTGAATCCTTCAGGATTTCGCAGGTACATCAGCGGGAATACCTTTGTGACGGCGAGATGAAGCGCTGGGACGGAGATGTTCACGAAGTATATTCACCTGTATATCTCAAAACACCCGACGGCCTCAGGCAGAAACTGATTGGGAGTTATCCGCTCGCTACAGAAAAGGAAGCGCACGAAGCGCTGGATGCCGCAGTCAATGCGTACAACAACGGCAGGGGCGCATGGCCTGTAATGAGTGTGGCCGAACGCATCCATTGCGTGGAACAGTTCACCGGGAAGATGATTGCGCAAAAGGATGTGATTGTAAAGCTGATCATGTGGGAAATCGGAAAATCACATGCCGACTCGGTTAAGGAATTTGACCGCACCGTAGAGTATATTTATGCCACGATTGACGCGTTAAAAAACCTCGATCGCGATTCATCCCGATTTGAGATTGTCGAAGGCATCGCCGCGCAGGTGCGGCGCTCGCCACTTGGTGTAGTACTTTGCATGGGGCCGTACAACTATCCTTTAAACGAGACATTTACAACTTTAATTCCCGCGTTGATTATGGGGAATACGATACTTTTTAAACCACCAAAATTCGGAACATTGCTGCATTACCCGTTGCAGCGCGCTTTCCAGGAAAGTTTCCCGAGAGGTGTGGTGAACCTGTTGTATGGCAGGGGGAATGTGATTATTCCCGGACTGATGCAATCCGGAAAAATTAATGTGCTGACCCTGATTGGCTCAAGTAAGGTGGCAAACGAACTTAAAAAGCTGCATCCCAAAGTGAACCGGCTCCGCGCGGTATTGGGTCTCGACGCTAAAAATGCTGCGATAATTACGTCGAAAGCCGATATTCCATTGGCAGTGAAGGAAGTACTGACGGGTTCATTATCGTTTAACGGGCAGCGCTGTACCGCATTGAAGATTGTATGGGCGCACCGGAGCATAGCCGAGGAGTTTATCGCGCAGTTCAGCCAGGCAGTGTCCAACCTTACTTTCGGACTGCCTTGGGACAACGGCGTATCGCTCACCCCGCTGCCTGAACCGGATAAAGTAGCGTACCTTGACTCCTGCATTGCGGATGCCCTCGAAAAAGGCGCGAAAATAATGAACGAAAACGGTGGCAAATCAAAAGCCTCATTCTTTTTCCCTGCAGTGGTTTACCCTGTGAACAAGGAGATGCGACTGTACCATGAAGAGCAGTTCGGGCCAATTGTACCGATAGTGCCTTTTGATGACGCGGAAGAGGTGATCGAATACCTGATCGATACGAAGTACGGCCAGCAGGTCAGCATTTTTACCAACGATGCCGACGAACTTTCTGAACTGATTGATCCGTTGGTAAATCAGGTAAGCCGACTTAATGTCAATACGCAATCTCAACGCGGTCCCGATGTTTTTCCGTTTACCGGAAGAAAGGACAGTGCTGAAGGAACGTTATCAGTCACCGATGCGATCCGGTCATTTTCAATCCGATCGCTCGTAGCGTTCAAGATGACCGAAAACAATACACGCTTAATCAATGAGGTGGTTAACGAAGACAAGTCAAATTTCCTGAGTACGAAGTTTATCTTTTGA